Below is a genomic region from Selenomonas ruminantium subsp. lactilytica TAM6421.
CCATTTAGCTGTACGGTTCCTCCTTCCTTGATGTCCAAAGTGACAGGTACCTGCCGCCTGATGGTGACGCCGTTCGCATCCCAGGTGAGGTCGCCAGCTTTAGCACTGGCCAGCAGCTTCATGTTGGCCGCCTTGGTAAGGTCAGCATTCTTGATGTAGACTGCCGCCTCATCATAGCCGATACCACCATTTTTTGCCGTCAGGATAATGTTTTTGCCGATGACATTGGGGTTGTTCACAATGTCAAAGGTGCCGGGCTTTGCGTTGACGATACCATCCTGAATGGCGTAGAGCAGTTCATTCTTGCTCCAGCCGTAGTTCTCGCTGACGGAAAGGTCGCCGTAGTCGGCGATGGCCTTCTCCTCGTCTTTAGAGAAGCCCTTGCCCTGGAAATAAGCCTCCTTGGCCGCCTGAAGTTTCGCCCGGGCTGCCTTTCTGTCCGCCTCATTTTCTGCTGCCTGCATCAGGGTGATATACTCTTTTCTGGCGGCTGCAATACCTGAATCATTGGCGTAGTCAGCAGCGGCTGATTTGTATTCCGAAACCCGTAAAATGTTCGGCGTGAGGACACCATTTTTTTCGATAGTGGCCAGCTGTTGGAAGCGCCCCTCAATGGCCGACAGCCTTCTTGCCTTGGACTCACTAGCTGCCGCTTCGTGGCGGTCGTAAGCCTCGGTATAGGAAATCATACCCAGTTCCTGCCAGCGGGCTAACCTTTCTTCTGCCGAGGAATCATCGGTATACGCTCCCCCATTGGCATCCACAATGCTGCCGTTTTTCGCTTCAAGAGATACATCACCTTCCTTGCTCACGATGCTGGCAATACGCATATCACCCTCAGTCTGTACAATGCTGACATCCTTCCTGGCCGTAGCGGTCAGGCTGGAATTATCAAGTTTCGATGAAGTGACCGTACTGCCCGCCTTTACCCGGAGGGGATCATTACCGGCGCCAATGGTGCCGTTTTCGCTGGTCAGGATAACGGCGGGAGCACTGATAAGGCTCGACGAGTCGGCGTTCACAATGCTGCCATCAGCAGTAATCGTTACTTTCCCATTGTCCGCCCCCCCGGTAAGACCTGCCTGACAGATTTTCAGATTCCCCTTGTCCGAAGCAAAGGAAATCCCGTCTTTAGCCGCAAGGTTTATCACCGCCTCTGTGCCAATGGCCCCATGTTTGACATCAATGGACTGGCCTGAGGCTTCAAGATTGTCCGTAATGAGCTTTGCGCCTTCCAGGGTTTTGACCATGCCCCGGTTCCAATTTATGACAGAAATACGGCTCTTATCAGCTCTGCCACTCTGGAGATTGGCCGTACTTTCCACCCTGTCCCGGAAATAAATGTTGTTGCCATTTCGGATATCTATCAGGCCATTATTTGCGGCCTTGGCAAAACTGAAAGATACAGGATGGGCAGCGTTAATAAAGTGGGTATTCGTATAGCTTATTCCCTTGGTTTCCGTCCAGCTGTATGTAACATAACCATTAACATGAAGGTCGTCCAAATACACCATCTCCGAGGCGTTGGCCTTGCCTTTCATTGTGCCGCCGGTATTATTGATCGAGCCAAAAATGCCGATGCCATCGGGATACGTCTTGAAATACTCCAAGGCATCGAAACTGCCACGACCATTAGGATATTTGTATTTGGCGTTTTCTCCTGTGGCAATAACTACTCCCTGCGCCAGACTGCCATTTATATCTGTACTGTGAGTTATGCTCTGAACTTTATCTATGTCTGCACCGATTTTATCGATGAGCTCATCGGTGGTGGCATAATTTCACAGATTGAACATGCCAAAAGCGGAAACATAATACTTCCTGTAATACTTGTCCACCACAGTCTGTCCAGAGGTTCCCCCCGTCCAGGTAAATGCGCTGGGAACAGGAGTATAGCCGGTGCTCTTGCCGGTCTCCCATTTCGCCGCAGCGGCATTGCCCGGGGTGTACACCCGATGCATAGTCCCCGTACTTTCGTAAACCTGTCCCCGCATAGTATCGCTGATGCGGATAAAACCATCCCGGTCGTTATTCGTAATACGGCCTACATAGAGTTCTCTCCCCGTGCCTATGGTGTCAAGACTTATGTCAGCCACACCATCCGCCACAACAATACGCCCGCTGCCGGTGTTGATGATATTCCCCTTGATATCCACATGCCCGCCGCGTACGTCAATATCCTCTGTCAGCAGGTGGCCCGTGGAAGGATTGTAGTAAATCGGTACAGCATAGTCATACATTTTCGTCTTATCGTTCCAAATCATTCCTTTCTGGCCCACCTGACACTTTTCATTTCCAATCACATCATCATCTGAAAACTTGTATATCTTCGCCTTTGATTCAACTTTATAAAGGTCATTATTATTGACTTTGTTCGTATAATTTGTGTACCCGCTCTGGATCAGGCCGTTGATATTCACATCTTTGGCAGTGATGGTGATGTTGCCCCCGGCGATGTAGCCTGTTTTCTCAGAATTGTCCTCATACATCATCTCGACACCGGTGAGGCCAATATCTCTTTTGAGAAAATCCTTGTAATAGCTGTAACCGGGAGACTTTATGCCAATCAGATTATCAGCGCTCCGACTAGTATAGTATTTCTGAATTTTCTCTGCCGTCTTTTCATCAAACATATATTTGGCAATAGGGTCTCTTCCCACGTTTACGAAGCCCGTTGGCCGCGAAAGGTTAATGGAGCCTTTTTCAGCAATAACGGAAACAGACTTGCCATTTACGGAGCCAGTGATGTCAACGTCGTAGTTCTTGTTGCTTATGCTTACGGCGCCGGAATTATTTTCCACATTTCCGGCGATGGAGATGTCCGGCCGGGAAAGCCTGTCCTTGTCTTCCTTGCCCAGGGATTTGATATTGATGGCAGACTCACCGGCAGCATCTCTTATGATTTGGTCATTCTGGTAAAGCCTGCCACCTCCCTCCTCTATCTTCACATTATTCAACAGCAGATAGGCATTGCCGTTGTTGGTGATATTGACCTGAGGTGCGCCATTAGCCGTAATGTTCTTATCTCCCGCAAGAGACGCAGCATTTACGATGACGTTGCCGCCGGATACGTTGATGTCCTCAAACTCCAGCCCCGCCATGGGAATTTCTCTCAGAATAGCCGTGTTGCCGTTAGTATCCCGATAGAGGAAACCTTCGCTGTCCATGGCGGCAACGATGGCATTAACCTCGCTCTCCAAAAGGCTGTACTCTTTGCTGCCCGGAGTATAATCCTTCATGGCATTCAGCACTTCGTCATAACGTTCGCTGTAGGGATTTTCCTTCGTAAGTGTCTTGGTCGTGTTAGCAACATTGACCCAGCCCTGCTTCGCCGTCACCTTCACGCCGCTGATATCAAGCCCGCCATTGCTGTCTCTCTTGAAGTCCCCCGTAATGTCAATATCCAGCTGATTATGAAGGCCAGCGGTAACCTTCCCCTGCACATCCACCTTAGCGGTCTTGTTCTGGGATACATCACTGTCACCAAGGGCCGTGCTGGTGAGGCGGCGCTTGCCGGTCTCTCCCTGCCCCCAGATTTTGAACTGACGAGCTGATTCCTCGATGTAGGAAGTGCCCTCATCTGCCCGCAGATAAGTATGGCGGATGGAGGTGGTATTGGCACCACTGCCCACCGTCACGCCCCTATCAAGAGTCAGCGTCTCATTGATGGTGGGCGAAGTCTCAGCGGGTATAAAGGTGGCATTATGGGCATTGGCATAAGTCAAAAGACGCAGGTTGGAGGGAGTCTTGTTTTCATCGGCCCCTGCGAGCAGCATCAGGTCATGGCCACTGGCCAGTTTCGTCGTGCCGGTAATGTCAATCTTGTCCTTCCGGGTGAGCTTGTTGGTGTTCTTTACCGTGGTAACGCCTGCAGCGCCACCTTCATCCACAGATTCTGCTTCCAGGTCATGGTCAATATCGCTGGTGGCAGCCAGGGAAATATCCCCTTTTTCCGTGGAGAGATTGGCATTGGTCACAGTAACCCTGTCGGTAAAGGAAGTATCTGCATCGCTGCTGCCCACCAGGATCTGGACAACGCCTGCCCCTTCCACATTGTTCTTGCTTACAATCTTGCTGTCGGTCTTGGCCTGGGCACGCAGGGAAGATACATCCTGCCCTTTGAGGGTGCCGCCGGTGATGTTCACATCAGCAGTGGCGTTAATGGTGTTCTTCACAGCAGAATCGCTGCCCGTAACGCCGCCGTAGCTGCCGGCCTTCTGGGTATCCTTGTAGTCAATATTGTTATTGGCATTGTAGCCCTGGGTGAATTTGGTCCTGATATTGGCATTATTCACATTGATGGCCGTGGTGTGCGTCGCCGTATTGGTAATGCCCACGCCGCTGCCGCCGGCAATGGCAGCTCTGGTTGCATCAGTGGTAAAGTCATGCTTGTCCGTAAGTTCTGCCCCGGCGGCAAAGAGAGAGGCATTCCAGTTGCCACCGACATTGGTCTTGGTATTGGTGGTCAGGCTGTTTTCCAGTTTGGCGGCATAGGGGGAGATATCCACTGCGGCACCGCCATCCCCGTCAGCTCTCGCCGTATTGTCCTCGGAAGCCGTGCTCAGGAGCAGGGCGATTTGCAGCTGCTTGTCATTGGTGCCATTGGCATTGATGGCAGAGTTCAGCACGCTGTCGCTCTTAGCCACATTGGTGCCGGAAGCCACCAGACCGGCGGCGCTGACACCGGCAGCCTTGATATCCTTGGTCACATTGGTATTGCTCATGGCCATCAGAATGCCACGTTCCTGAACATTTACCTTGCCAAGGTTAATCTGAGAATTGCCATAAGCATCTGCCCGGCCGGTATTGACCTGGGCCGCCACATAGCCGGAGATGCCCAGACCTTTCATGTCGGTGCTAAGACCGATTTCGTTCTGGGCGAGGATTTCCGTCTCATCGGCCAGGAGGCTTGTGCCATCGCCGATATCCACGGTGCTCTTAATCGGGGCAGACTTCGTCCCGGCAGAGGAATCCGCCACTGTTACCGCACCACTGACCAACAGGGAAGCGGCGGCAGACTTGGTCTCCGTCTTTACATTAGGAGAATTCAGTGCCGTAATGCCGATGGTGCCTGCACTCAGGCTGTTGGCATTCTTATTCTTGGCCGTATTTAACGTTACGGCGGTCTCGCTGGCATCATGGGCCGTGGCAGAGATACCCGTACCGGCTACACCAATGGCAGCGGAAACAGCCTGGGTGGTTACTTCAGCGGTTTTCTGATCATCCTTTTCCGGCCCGCGGGATGCGACCACCAGCAGTTTATCCGAGGTTTTCAGGGTGTTGCCACCCTGCAAGGCCACGGATACCTTGCCCTTGTTTTCCACATCGCCAATCAGGACATTCACGGAACCGGCTATGGCCCCGGATGCGCCCAAGGCGTCAATTTTGGCCCGGCTTTCATCACTGGCACCAATGGAAAGATTTTTAGCATTCATGGTATTGCCGGAAAGCTGCAGATCCGTAAGTCCGCTCTTGCTGACCTTGCCATAGGCTCCGGACAGAGCCAGAGTGCCGCTGAGGGACCCCTGCTTGACTTCCAGCTCGGAAAGACCGCCCTGATAGGAGGCAATGGTAATATCACCGGCATTGGCTTTGATGGTGGAGTTACGCACTTCCCCTACGGAGTTGCCTGCCACATCCAGCACAGCCACCGTGCCGCTGATGGCCGCACTGCCCCCTGCGGTAGCCACTACGCTCTTCATCTCGGCATTGGTCTCAGTACCTGCCAAAAGGGTCACATCCCCAGCAGAATCCAGAGTGCTGCCCATAACCGTAAGGCCGGAGGCAGAGTCCTTCTTCTTTGCTGTCATGATCACAGTGTCACGGGTATTGGTGATATTTTTCCCGTCACTATCCACCACGCCATGGGATTCTTCTTTCGAGAGGTTGCCAGCCTTCATCGCATCGTTTATATCCTGGAAGACATTGCTGACGTTTATCTTGGTCTTGCCATCACCAGCATCATAGGTTGAGGAAATATCCTTGCCCACATTGGTCACCATGACATTGAGGCCCATGGCAGAACCACCTATGGAGGCATTGCCCGCAGTCTGCCAGATGTCCTTGTTGTCGCTGGCTCCGGCATTGATGGCTCCGGCGTAGACTTTGCTGTTTTCAATATTCACATTGGTGGTGCTGTCCAGCTTGTTGACAGAAACGCCCACGCCTACACCGGCTGCCCCGGCGGAGCCCACACCGGCCTTCTGGTCGAGGATCAGCTGGTTATTGGCGGTGATATTGGCATTCTTCGCCCGTTTGCTGCTCGTGCCGATGGTGCTGTTTTTAAGCTGGGCCTTGGTGGTGCTGCTTGCTTCCGAAACGCCGATGGAACCGGCCAGGCCTGCGCCAACACCGGCCGCACCTATGCCGATTTCCGTGTAGTTGACCTTCATCTCATTATTGGCTTTGACATTCAGGTCGCCCTTCTTGTTGGCGGCATATTCCACATTGATGTTTTCTGCCGTGGCTTCGGTAGTGCCCGTATCCGACACATAGCCCACGGCAATGCTCAGGCCTGCGCCAATGCCTGCGCCAGTGAACACCGTGCCGATAAGATGGGAACGGGAAAGATGATCTGCCGTCAGGGAAATATTGCCGGCATTCTTGATGTTCACATTCTTGAGGAAGGCATTGGTGGTGCCATCCAGCAGAGTCACGCCAGAGGCGGCGTTGACCGCTGCCCCCTCACCGGCAAAGGAAGCGCCGGCAGCAAAGGAACCTACGCCCTGACGGGATTTGGCTTCGATATTGACATCATTGGCATACAAATCGTATTTAGCGGAGGGGCCAATCAGGGAGGCTTCCGTGGTGCGGGTAATCTTATTGGTGTCAGAACCAAGGCCCACAGCGCCCCCTTCCATGGCGATGTTCACCGTACCCACGCCCCCTGCACTATTGGCATAGTCGTGGGCGATGACATTCACATTGCTCTTATTGGCGGAAGCATTATTTATCCTGGCATCCGTAATGCGGGCCTTGGTGGAGCCGCCAATCAGGTTCACATCCACCGTGCCATTTACGGCCGCACCTGTACCCGTGCCGCCGGCATTCACCAGGAAGGATTTCATGGTATGGGTGCCGGAGGCATCCACCAGTAAGCCCGTGTAGCTCTTGGCCGTGCGGGCATCCTTCAGGCTATCGGAGGATTTGAAGAGATCCTGATCCGCATATTTGTCGAGGATAGCGTCATCGCTGACGGTATCCTTGACAGAATGGGTTGCATCCCCTGTGGATTTAATGACCGTATTGGCCCCTTCAACGGCCGCTTCCGTCTCACTGTCAATCTCGTTGACGCTGACAGAAGCCCCGATGGCTGCCCCCTGAGAAGAAACAGAGAGTGCCCCTACATAGTTGGCAATCTTCTCATCGCTGATGGCCGTGATAGCCGGGGACTTGGCGCTGATATTGGCACCATTGTTGACGAGGGCCTTGGTCTCCGTGTCGATAAGGTTCACGGTGGCCGAACCGGCCAGGCCCAGACCGCTGCCGTAATTTACGCCGCCGCCTACGCCTACCGTGGTGATGTCTGCATGGCTGGCTGCGCCCAGGTCAAAATCATTGCCGGTGAAGCTGCCGCCGGAGAATTTGGCCGTGGTATGGGTTTCGTCACGGGTGACACCCACGCCCACGCCGATGGCAGCGGACTCGCCCACAGCGGCCACGGCCGCATTGGTGCTGAAATCATCATCGGTGCTGGCTTTGACAGAAATATTGCCCGTGGAGTTCTTGACATTCGTATTGACCACTTCGGCGGTCACATCGGCAGACTTCAACCCTACTGCTGCGGCGCCGTTCACCGCTGGGGAACCGTTGGCCAGGCCTACGCCAAAGCCAATGGTGGTCAGGCCGGAGTTATCCGTAGCTGTAACATTGATTTTCGAGGTATTATGGTCAATGGTAGTGCCATTGATAGTCGCACTGTTGACCTGACGGTCGGTGTCGCCAATGGCATTATAGGCCACAGCGCCGCCAATGGCCGTACCCTGAGAAAGGGTGAAGCCGCCGGCTACCGCCAGTTTCTTCGTATCGTCTTCGGAGGCAACGGAAATGCTCGTGGCATTCTTCACCGTGCCGCCGGAAAGTTCGGCCTTGATGTTATCCGCACCGCTGTTTACGGCCACGGCACCATTGGCCGCCAGTTTTTCCCGGGAAGCTGCCACACCTGCGGTCACGGCATAAACCCGGCCTTCATTCTTCGCACTGATGGCCAACGACTTAGTTGTATTATCCGTAAATTGCGAATTTTTTACATAGGCACCAGTGGTATTTTCCAGGCGATTATAGGCGCCAGCCAGGCCGACTGCCACATTGCCCACAGAGACCTGTCCTGCCACATTGATTGCTTTGGCAGCTGTTCCCGCATCGATAACGGAAATGGGCATACCCTTGATGTCAGAGTTTTCCACCTTGGCGGTCACGGTATTGGCATCAGTCTGCCAGCTGAAAGAACCGCCAACACCCCAGCCGTCCGAGGTGCCACCGCCGCCGGCTGCTGCATTGATCATCAGGGTGCGGCTGTCCGCCTTGGTCTGGATACTGCCATTATTCCCGGTGATCTTGCTGTTATTGGTAACAGCTGCCGTAAAATCATTTTTGACTTCACTGATGGCAGCAGCTGCCGCGGCGGCTGCACCGCCCTCGCTTACAGATGCCCCTACACCCACCGCTGCGGAAACAACGGTGTTGCCGCCAGAGGAGGAAATATCTGCCTTGCCGTCGCTGTCCAGCGCATCCTTGAGGTTTTCCGCATAGGAAGCCCCGGTAGCATCCAGGCCGCTCTTGTTGATGTATTCGTCGTATTTCTTGGACGTGTCCTTGGAGTCACGGGCATCCACCGTCACGTTTTTGGCCGCAATGGTTGCGCCGCTGATTTCTGCCGTGGCTTCATTGGTAAGGCCGTTATAAGCCGCCACACCTTCAATGCCATAGGCAGAACCGTCAAAGCCTGAGCTCTGGGCTACAGACACACCAATGGCTGCGCCAATCTCGGTGATATTCGTGCTGACCTTATTG
It encodes:
- a CDS encoding leukotoxin LktA family filamentous adhesin, translating into MNKTYKIIWSHVRKCYVVVSEYAKSHGKNNTRSVLARVAPVLLGGAMLASAAMPSLAEAQNIEKVNGTKYNDTVNHIYADKMVNSTAVNAFKSFKLDAGNIANMHMGTAPGSTNASSLVNFVNNQASISGTVNAVKNGGIGGNLYFLSPNGVVVGSTGVINAGSVHLMAPSQSEYNAMVGDSGVNDTAFSQRWSSIQDGTIPLNAAGTITVSGQIHAVDGISAHAGKIEIKNSANIINNDSVDFSSLVNVSDTVKAGLTSNLQLQKSGDSGAIKLAAVGDNSAQWDVTDVDLKPKAEIEKGAVIKGDGEVNISAEAKNAGSMMLSSMTATVDVDGSVTGDTVDISATAEDEFALSRGNQISEAFNKQLDLPTLAGDILSFADIDVSLAVHDAKAEVNIGKDAVITATGKDTVTDNDGKQEVTRALNVSAESSLSGAIATEPDSFTGEIFDIAKEHFKWKQGAQNTSIGVGVVKNNAEVNVKGKLATTDEEGGVSVKASAPMVFEGDISNTIYKDSDNAFLALGTGVVVSENHSNVKLENSAQLTDIAGDFEAAADAENKLSLSVSVKGFDNTSVATAAAVLVHDSSADVKVDTEIAAADVSLDADNTVKKLSVKAKNGLGSGDGTPANTGLLTTSDKYMSNLQYSIFGKITGREIEEPDPLFENLSELFNAGASVGVASASNTAKVTLTPQADINAVGAVDISSAVSTESLRMNSSGSAGNAKQHKIDDENSESHQKVKVEASVLVADLENKADVVVEEGTEDSHAVIKGSEVSIGTKNTFTYDNIESMKKALKDAATAKTLREAGPDISKAYDELVEAWDAYEEDKGRFGAVASAASGLLSALGEIPSGLSELASVKNKLTAFIDPASYGTFYVGPKTSGGKLGNIDPTANNSKFAVAGAADIALLDDTSKVSLGKYAQISATDKVNITSDLTRDDASVNGVLGLMNSGDQNSVGGIFSFYNADRTSKVTLGDHVSVTGSGIATEATKDTSHLSVAAGAGKGGSAGITAMVSMVQGSDTAAVEVGNDTNLNALNGGKVAISTDNDTQITNIAGSVGIGTSAGIGAAVAVTDVSRDSLLTIGRATIQGGSADFFAVNGGMINTAAVAGGVVANDDTENVGKLAKFQNWMQNQKNKVSNVSRKLNDATKKIIPDKLKAAMEVKDNKMLKTDNVAKNPQAGKELPSISVAGAGSVAVSLGDAATKSVIDGAAITLTKSSQPGLLSAHAVDTGYTGSYAGAAGIAWNNHTGPNNENSRTVGVAGAVGWVSGENDVISAIKNSTVNASIDNYAEKSGAGVAAGLGLALAKGGSAAGGSSTSAAASLSVIDLDNTVKAELKNDTVTGDSVTNRAIDADTLVAGGVNASIALGKSKGTAVGGSVVVNRVHNDMDALIDGGSYTLTGDLANKVSTNITEIGAAIGVSVAQSSGFDGSAYGIEGVAAYNGLTNEATAEISGATIAAKNVTVDARDSKDTSKKYDEYINKSGLDATGASYAENLKDALDSDGKADISSSGGNTVVSAAVGVGASVSEGGAAAAAAAAISEVKNDFTAAVTNNSKITGNNGSIQTKADSRTLMINAAAGGGGTSDGWGVGGSFSWQTDANTVTAKVENSDIKGMPISVIDAGTAAKAINVAGQVSVGNVAVGLAGAYNRLENTTGAYVKNSQFTDNTTKSLAISAKNEGRVYAVTAGVAASREKLAANGAVAVNSGADNIKAELSGGTVKNATSISVASEDDTKKLAVAGGFTLSQGTAIGGAVAYNAIGDTDRQVNSATINGTTIDHNTSKINVTATDNSGLTTIGFGVGLANGSPAVNGAAAVGLKSADVTAEVVNTNVKNSTGNISVKASTDDDFSTNAAVAAVGESAAIGVGVGVTRDETHTTAKFSGGSFTGNDFDLGAASHADITTVGVGGGVNYGSGLGLAGSATVNLIDTETKALVNNGANISAKSPAITAISDEKIANYVGALSVSSQGAAIGASVSVNEIDSETEAAVEGANTVIKSTGDATHSVKDTVSDDAILDKYADQDLFKSSDSLKDARTAKSYTGLLVDASGTHTMKSFLVNAGGTGTGAAVNGTVDVNLIGGSTKARITDARINNASANKSNVNVIAHDYANSAGGVGTVNIAMEGGAVGLGSDTNKITRTTEASLIGPSAKYDLYANDVNIEAKSRQGVGSFAAGASFAGEGAAVNAASGVTLLDGTTNAFLKNVNIKNAGNISLTADHLSRSHLIGTVFTGAGIGAGLSIAVGYVSDTGTTEATAENINVEYAANKKGDLNVKANNEMKVNYTEIGIGAAGVGAGLAGSIGVSEASSTTKAQLKNSTIGTSSKRAKNANITANNQLILDQKAGVGSAGAAGVGVGVSVNKLDSTTNVNIENSKVYAGAINAGASDNKDIWQTAGNASIGGSAMGLNVMVTNVGKDISSTYDAGDGKTKINVSNVFQDINDAMKAGNLSKEESHGVVDSDGKNITNTRDTVIMTAKKKDSASGLTVMGSTLDSAGDVTLLAGTETNAEMKSVVATAGGSAAISGTVAVLDVAGNSVGEVRNSTIKANAGDITIASYQGGLSELEVKQGSLSGTLALSGAYGKVSKSGLTDLQLSGNTMNAKNLSIGASDESRAKIDALGASGAIAGSVNVLIGDVENKGKVSVALQGGNTLKTSDKLLVVASRGPEKDDQKTAEVTTQAVSAAIGVAGTGISATAHDASETAVTLNTAKNKNANSLSAGTIGITALNSPNVKTETKSAAASLLVSGAVTVADSSAGTKSAPIKSTVDIGDGTSLLADETEILAQNEIGLSTDMKGLGISGYVAAQVNTGRADAYGNSQINLGKVNVQERGILMAMSNTNVTKDIKAAGVSAAGLVASGTNVAKSDSVLNSAINANGTNDKQLQIALLLSTASEDNTARADGDGGAAVDISPYAAKLENSLTTNTKTNVGGNWNASLFAAGAELTDKHDFTTDATRAAIAGGSGVGITNTATHTTAINVNNANIRTKFTQGYNANNNIDYKDTQKAGSYGGVTGSDSAVKNTINATADVNITGGTLKGQDVSSLRAQAKTDSKIVSKNNVEGAGVVQILVGSSDADTSFTDRVTVTNANLSTEKGDISLAATSDIDHDLEAESVDEGGAAGVTTVKNTNKLTRKDKIDITGTTKLASGHDLMLLAGADENKTPSNLRLLTYANAHNATFIPAETSPTINETLTLDRGVTVGSGANTTSIRHTYLRADEGTSYIEESARQFKIWGQGETGKRRLTSTALGDSDVSQNKTAKVDVQGKVTAGLHNQLDIDITGDFKRDSNGGLDISGVKVTAKQGWVNVANTTKTLTKENPYSERYDEVLNAMKDYTPGSKEYSLLESEVNAIVAAMDSEGFLYRDTNGNTAILREIPMAGLEFEDINVSGGNVIVNAASLAGDKNITANGAPQVNITNNGNAYLLLNNVKIEEGGGRLYQNDQIIRDAAGESAINIKSLGKEDKDRLSRPDISIAGNVENNSGAVSISNKNYDVDITGSVNGKSVSVIAEKGSINLSRPTGFVNVGRDPIAKYMFDEKTAEKIQKYYTSRSADNLIGIKSPGYSYYKDFLKRDIGLTGVEMMYEDNSEKTGYIAGGNITITAKDVNINGLIQSGYTNYTNKVNNNDLYKVESKAKIYKFSDDDVIGNEKCQVGQKGMIWNDKTKMYDYAVPIYYNPSTGHLLTEDIDVRGGHVDIKGNIINTGSGRIVVADGVADISLDTIGTGRELYVGRITNNDRDGFIRISDTMRGQVYESTGTMHRVYTPGNAAAAKWETGKSTGYTPVPSAFTWTGGTSGQTVVDKYYRKYYVSAFGMFNL